In the genome of Streptomyces sp. V2I9, one region contains:
- the tsaD gene encoding tRNA (adenosine(37)-N6)-threonylcarbamoyltransferase complex transferase subunit TsaD: protein MAADEPLVLGIETSCDETGVGIVRGTTLLADAVASSVDAHARFGGVVPEIASRAHLEAMVPTIERALKEAGVSARDLDGIAVTSGPGLAGALLVGVSAAKAYAYALGKPLYGVNHLASHICVDQLEHGPLPEPTMALLVSGGHSSLLLAPDITSDVRPLGATIDDAAGEAFDKIARVLNLGFPGGPVIDRLAKEGDPAAIAFPRGLTGPRDAPYDFSFSGLKTSVARWIEAKRAAGEEVPVRDVAASFQEAVVDVLTRKAVRACKDEGVDHLMIGGGVAANSRLRALAEERCERAGIRLRVPRPKLCTDNGAMVAALGAEMVARNRLPSDLELSADSSLPVTEPHVPGTTHGHGHSHDHDHVHEISKDNLYS, encoded by the coding sequence ATGGCTGCCGACGAACCCCTCGTACTCGGCATCGAGACCTCCTGCGACGAGACCGGTGTGGGCATCGTGCGCGGCACGACCCTGCTCGCGGACGCCGTCGCCTCCAGCGTCGACGCCCACGCCCGCTTCGGCGGCGTCGTCCCGGAGATCGCCTCGCGGGCCCATCTGGAGGCGATGGTCCCCACCATCGAGCGGGCCCTGAAGGAGGCGGGCGTCAGCGCCCGCGACCTCGACGGGATCGCCGTCACCTCCGGCCCCGGCCTCGCCGGCGCGCTGCTCGTCGGCGTCTCGGCCGCGAAGGCGTACGCGTACGCGCTCGGCAAGCCGCTCTACGGGGTCAACCACCTCGCCTCGCACATCTGCGTCGACCAGCTGGAGCACGGGCCGCTGCCCGAGCCGACGATGGCGCTGCTGGTCAGCGGCGGCCACTCCTCGCTCCTGCTGGCCCCCGACATCACCAGCGACGTCCGCCCGCTCGGCGCGACCATCGACGACGCGGCGGGCGAGGCGTTCGACAAGATCGCCCGTGTGCTGAACCTCGGCTTCCCCGGCGGCCCGGTCATCGACCGGCTCGCCAAGGAGGGCGACCCGGCGGCGATCGCGTTCCCGCGTGGTCTGACCGGCCCGCGCGACGCCCCGTACGACTTCTCCTTCTCCGGGCTCAAGACCTCCGTCGCCCGCTGGATCGAGGCGAAGCGCGCGGCGGGCGAGGAGGTGCCCGTACGGGATGTGGCGGCGTCCTTCCAGGAGGCCGTGGTGGACGTGCTGACCCGCAAGGCGGTCCGGGCCTGCAAGGACGAGGGCGTCGACCACCTGATGATCGGCGGCGGCGTCGCGGCCAACTCCCGGCTGCGCGCCCTGGCCGAGGAGCGCTGCGAACGCGCCGGCATCCGGCTGCGGGTGCCGCGCCCCAAGCTCTGCACCGACAACGGCGCGATGGTCGCGGCGCTCGGCGCGGAGATGGTCGCCCGCAACCGGCTCCCCTCCGACCTGGAGCTGTCCGCCGACTCCTCGCTTCCGGTCACGGAGCCGCACGTGCCGGGGACCACGCACGGCCACGGACACTCCCACGACCACGATCACGTGCACGAGATCAGCAAGGACAACCTGTACTCATGA
- the rimI gene encoding ribosomal protein S18-alanine N-acetyltransferase, with protein MSAATAAVLREMRWWDIAPVLDLEHALFPDDAWSPGMFWSELAHARGPGATRHYVVAEDPVTGRIVGYAGLAALGDLADVQTIAVSRDAWGTGLGSELLTDLLKAATDFECATVLLEVRVDNARAQKLYERFGFEPIGFRRGYYQPGNIDALVMRLTMHEHATDNAPGTGTE; from the coding sequence CGCCACCGCCGCCGTACTGCGCGAGATGCGCTGGTGGGACATCGCACCGGTGCTCGACCTCGAACACGCGCTGTTCCCGGACGACGCCTGGTCGCCCGGCATGTTCTGGTCCGAGCTGGCCCACGCGCGGGGCCCCGGCGCCACCCGCCACTACGTCGTCGCCGAGGACCCCGTCACCGGCCGGATCGTCGGATACGCCGGGCTCGCCGCCCTCGGTGACCTGGCCGACGTCCAGACGATCGCGGTCAGCCGGGACGCCTGGGGCACCGGCCTCGGCTCCGAACTCCTCACCGACCTGCTGAAGGCCGCCACCGACTTCGAGTGCGCCACCGTCCTCCTGGAGGTCCGGGTCGACAACGCCCGCGCGCAGAAGTTGTACGAGCGCTTCGGCTTCGAACCGATCGGCTTCCGGCGCGGCTACTACCAGCCGGGGAACATCGACGCCCTGGTCATGCGCCTCACCATGCACGAACACGCGACGGACAACGCACCAGGGACCGGGACTGAATGA